GTGACCGATGCCAGGCTTAAATCGTAAAAACGCGTAGCCGGTTTCAGCGCGCGCAGTCGTCCTTGTTGGACCCATAGGCTGGCATAGTGGTCGGGCAAGTAGCCGATATAGCGGCCGGTGAGGATCAGGAACGCCATGCCTTCGCGGTCCGAGGCGCTGGCGGTGCAGTTGAGCGCCTGGTAGTGGGCCTGGATCTCGGCAGGCAAGCGAAACGTGGGGGCGATGGCGTCCTGGCTGTCGATGCGTTCGTCGTCCAGTTGCTTGTCGTCAGCGTAAAACAACGGGTGACCGACCGCGCAGTAGAGCAGCGAGCGTTCGCTGTACAGCGGCTGGTACTCCAGCCCCGACAAGGCGCTGGCCTGCGGCACTACGCCGACATGCAGGCGACCATCGAGTACGCCTTGTTCGACTTCATTGGGGGCGATCATGCGGATCTGGATTTGCACGTCCGGGCCGCGCTCTTTCAACTGCGCCAAGGCGTGGGTGATGCGCATATGGGGCAGGGTCACCAGGTTGTCGGTGAGGCCAATGATCAGCTCGCCGCGCAAATGCTGGTGGAGGCCGTTGACCTCGGTGCGAAAGCTTTCCAACGCGCTTAACAGTTGCAGGGCGGACTGGTAGACCTCGCGGCCTTCTTCGGTGAGTGAGAACCCGGCTCGGCCGCGTTGGCAGAGCCGCAGACCGAGGCGTTGCTCAAGGTCGCTCATTTGTTGACTGATGGCCGAGCGGCCAATGCCGAGCACGGTCTCCGCCGCCGAGAAGCCGCCACACTCCACTACACTGCGAAAGATGCGCAGCAGGCGAATATCGAAGTCGCTGACTTGGGCCAGGGGATCGGGTCGGCGGCTGCTCATAGTTTAGTAGTGGCCTGACTGAAGGTTAGAAGAGTTGGATTTCACCGACTTTATCCCCGTGGCAATTTAGCTGCAACTACGCTTTTCAATCCCGACGCTGCCTTCTGCCCTGCGAGGTTTTGCTGATGAACATGCATGAAAACGCCCCATCGTCCCTGGCCAGCCAACTGAAGTTGGATGCGCACTGGATGCCTTACACCGCCAACCGTAACTTCCAGCGTGACCCGCGCCTGATCGTGGCCGCCGAAGGCAGCTGGCTGACGGATGACAAGGGCCGCAAGGTCTACGACTCGTTGTCGGGCCTTTGGACATGCGGTGCCGGGCATACGCGCAAGGAAATCCAGGAGGCGGTGGCCAAGCAATTGGGTACCCTGGATTACTCGCCGGGCTTCCAATACGGTCATCCGTTGTCCTTCCAGTTGGCGGAAAAGATTACCGACCTGACCCCAGGCAGCCTGAACCACGTGTTCTTCACCGACTCCGGTTCCGAGTGCGCCGATACGGCGGTGAAAATGGTGCGTGCCTACTGGCGCCTGAAAGGGCAGGCCACCAAGACCAAGATGATCGGTCGTGCCCGTGGTTACCACGGCGTGAACATCGCCGGCACCAGCCTGGGCGGGGTCAATGGCAACCGTAAGTTGTTTGGCCAGGCGATGATGGATGTTGATCATCTGCCGCACACCTTGCTGGCGAGCAATGCCTTTTCCCGTGGCATGCCGGAGCAGGGTGGTATTGCCTTGGCCGATGAGTTGCTTAAGCTGATCGAGCTGCACGACGCTTCCAACATCGCGGCAGTGTTTGTCGAGCCGATGGCCGGTTCCGCTGGTGTGTTGGTGCCGCCACAGGGTTATCTCAAGCGTCTGCGCGAGATCTGCGATCAGCACAACATCCTTTTGGTGTTCGATGAAGTCATCACTGGTTTCGGCCGTACCGGGTCGATGTTCGGTGCCGATAGCTTCGGCGTGACGCCGGATTTGATGTGCATCGCCAAGCAAGTCACCAACGGCGCGATCCCGATGGGCGCGGTGATTGCCA
This region of Pseudomonas asgharzadehiana genomic DNA includes:
- a CDS encoding LysR family transcriptional regulator: MSSRRPDPLAQVSDFDIRLLRIFRSVVECGGFSAAETVLGIGRSAISQQMSDLEQRLGLRLCQRGRAGFSLTEEGREVYQSALQLLSALESFRTEVNGLHQHLRGELIIGLTDNLVTLPHMRITHALAQLKERGPDVQIQIRMIAPNEVEQGVLDGRLHVGVVPQASALSGLEYQPLYSERSLLYCAVGHPLFYADDKQLDDERIDSQDAIAPTFRLPAEIQAHYQALNCTASASDREGMAFLILTGRYIGYLPDHYASLWVQQGRLRALKPATRFYDLSLASVTRKGRRPHLVLESFLESLAATR
- a CDS encoding aspartate aminotransferase family protein, producing the protein MNMHENAPSSLASQLKLDAHWMPYTANRNFQRDPRLIVAAEGSWLTDDKGRKVYDSLSGLWTCGAGHTRKEIQEAVAKQLGTLDYSPGFQYGHPLSFQLAEKITDLTPGSLNHVFFTDSGSECADTAVKMVRAYWRLKGQATKTKMIGRARGYHGVNIAGTSLGGVNGNRKLFGQAMMDVDHLPHTLLASNAFSRGMPEQGGIALADELLKLIELHDASNIAAVFVEPMAGSAGVLVPPQGYLKRLREICDQHNILLVFDEVITGFGRTGSMFGADSFGVTPDLMCIAKQVTNGAIPMGAVIASSEIYQTFMNQATPEYAVEFPHGYTYSAHPVACAAGLAALDLLQKENLVQSVAEVAPHFENALHGLKGSKNVIDIRNYGLAGAIQIAPRDGDAIVRPFEAGMALWKAGFYVRFGGDTLQFGPTFNSKPQDLDRLFDAVGEVLNKID